The Drosophila gunungcola strain Sukarami chromosome 3L unlocalized genomic scaffold, Dgunungcola_SK_2 000003F, whole genome shotgun sequence region TTTGCCACACCGAAGGGTTAAAGGCCTTAAAGTCAACAGTCAAGGCCTTATCACTGAGCAGCTGGCGTACAAGGGAAGGCCACAGCGTTTTAAAGGACACAGGCAGCCTTTGTGGCTGCTAAgctttacaaatttgttattaagaTGTTTAACCCAAAAAAGTGCTTCAGATGTGTGatgcacacacaaaaaacgaAGCTGGtccctcaaaaaaaaaaggacacaaataaatgagcaaataaataacaagttGCCCCAGCAAGTCTCTTTTGTGAGACTGGTCACAGGATATCTGGGAAATGGCGAATCTCTGCCCCCGCAGGTATGTTTTGTTGTCTGGTGCGTGATAAGCACTCGAGAATGCCGCTCCCGGGCAAGCAATTTAAGCAATGGAAGGACTCACTATACACAGATACCCCCCAACACACCCTCGCAGTTTGTCAATGTCCACCGGGGCACATATCgccaaaaactaatttcatcAAATGCGAGTTACTGGTCACAATAAATTGAATGTAGATGGGAAGCAAATCTGACCGAAATGTAAGTCAAGTGATTTACCTGAACCTTGAATAATAgggttttgtttgcttgtgcTCAGGAAAAtcatttgtaattaatttatcgCTTACATTTagattaaaagttatttttatccGTCTGTAACTCAAGGGTTGTGTGCGACTcgtatttaaagatttaaaaaactacTACAGATaaaaaaagtgacaaaaataaacttagtagatgcaattttttataaaccagAGAACCCACatagaaatttgttgtttataatTGAATTCAAAAGTTAAAGATAAACTAGAACTCTGGGCTACATAAGAACTAGTTGCAATTAAACCTTTATCACGGTTTCCtcaaaatttttagaattattaGCGCTTAGTAGACCAATTATTTGTACCTTAATATtcaagttttaaaatgtttataaaaatcaaattaattaaaattttgttaaaaacaacTATTTGTATTCTATATTCTCACACctttttaaagcaaataagatttttttatcttaaaattaaatttttgttcccattataaattatttaatttggtttcCCTAGGCTTGGAAAACTATTGGATGATGTAAATCTGGCtattttacgtttttttgATAAGTGTATCCTTTTagtaatttttacattttttctataACCATTTGTAAGCCTTGCGACGCAACCCAAAAGTGGAATACATCCGCAAATGTTTCCACTTCCAAGCAtacataattaaatcaaatataatatatacacgcCCACGCAGGTAGAAATGCTGGCTGCACATATgttacgcatacgcagcgttgaACACTTAAAAATGCTGGTCACTGACGGTACGCAATTGCGTGGCTAAACCATAAATCACAATGCCTGCACCATGCCAACACCTGCCACCCAAACTGGGGCTTGAAACGGTTGGAAGTGGTGGAGCTTGGGTGTAGAATTCCGTCCGCAGGGGTTGTGGGTGGTGCCCTTAAGCAAATGCACTAATTTTCACCTTTGGCACGCATATTGATATATCAACAGAAAACTATCTGTGTAAGGActctgtttgttgttgtttgccttTGGTAGCGTCATTAGCATCAAAGTAAATTTACGTTTATAAATTAGCCCAAGGGCGAAACAAACTGAATGGCGGATATAATTCAGCTAAATCATAGTAGCAAAGGCAGACGTATGGACAAAGAGTGCAATGGAGACGGAGAATGCTGGCAGGGAATCCGGGGAAAGACCTGAATGTATGCAAAATACTTCGACGTAATATTTTCTCTCTAGCCTGCTgcactataaaaaaaattcaaacaagattttaatttcaataaataattgttaaagtATGcactgaaattttattttaataaaacattgaCTGTTGCCATTCAgataaaaattgtatgtttGCTTTCAACGTAGAAATagtttacatatttaaagcTGCGCTTAGCTTACATATATCTGCACAcattaaaaaacgtttaataCAACAGTTTTTAATTCATCCTTAAGTAAAAAATTCCAATCACTCATTTAGTAGGATTATTTAACCCCAACAAtatcttattaataattaaaatcacgTTGGCCAATTATCAAGCAGTTTAATAATGAGAACTTGAGTGAAACGTTGCTAGGAAACGTGGcagctaaaaataaactgtcaATAAAGAAAGACCAAGATAGCATAAAACCATTTGTTTAATcaacttataaataatttattattaaatttatcataTCGTATTTGCTGTTTATTAAAAGCAACTGCTTAACTTTTGTATATCTATTCGCGTCACCCTCTCATCAAGCAGCCGTGGCCGAGCGGTTAAGGCGTCTGACTAGAAATCAGATTCCCTCTGGGAGCGTAGGTTCGAATCCTACCGGCTGCGATCAgttgatacattttttttatacaattcgAAATTAATgacaattttattaacaattatGAAATTTAGTCAACTGGAATGCGCATATagcatttctttataaatgCAATACAacctttgtgttttttatttctaaaagtgtaaagattttttttgagtatACTGTGCTAGCTTGTTGGCACAACTTATGCAAATTTCGACTCTTCGGCTTGGTCTTTGTCAAGCTAAGAAGTAGCATACCAGCGACTTGCTAGAGCACAtagtttacataaaatatatggGAAAATTGCATGTTTCACtgcaatgaaaacaaatcGCAAAATTACCATAATCAAAGCATAAAAGGGATTTCTGTTTTGTTCTAAGTCCCTCGCACAGCATCTTCTTCTCAGCCTGTTGCCAGCTCTCTATTTCCGACCAACACAAAAGAACCGAACCTCTTTTCCTCTTTGGtactttctttttgttttttgaaagtTGTCGACCAAGTTTGCTcaacgaaatattttaaagtaattggCCTCGTTTGTTGGCTGCCCGGGATGCGCGTTGCGAGAGCAAATTGAATTTCGAAATAGATCTATTTGAGTTTGATAATTGGTGCGGGGCTCCCCTACGAATTGTTTTTGACAAGTTTTCTCTCGTACTTTATTGTGGTCCTTCGTCCTCACGCTCCGAAGAATAGAAGTGTAATTGAGACAAGACGCGAATGAAATGTGTCAGAAATGAAAGTCATATGgtaaaaatgcttaaaaaatacaataaaaaaactatatattctTTGAGGctggaatataaataaagaaacttGAGATCTGTAGGGAAAAGGTTTAATCCTatcattaccaaaaaaattttaaaaaacagaataagctattataataaaatttgtaaatacataaaaacaatcaaattttaaatagtttatttaataagaacTTTGATTGAGCGTTtggtattaaatattaatttggttGAGGGGGAGGAGCTTACAGAATTTAACCAATGAAAAGTTTGCCAAGGGGCGTGGCCAAAGTGTATTGGCAGATAGGCGAGGGCCAATAGGAAAAGATCCAATCAGATTGACCTTTTAGGGAGGAGCCGATGAGTTTTATCGGTATAGGGGGTGTAGCCATTATTAAAATTGctaagcaatttaaaatacaaaatacttaaatatttctaaaattattttttatttatgatccACAAAAAATCTTCACAAAAGATTATGTTAACTTAACTATTTTTGctagattttaaaaatcaccTGTTTCGATCGTCAACAAACCAAAAGTTTGGGGCTTATATTGgcaagatatttaaaaaaaaattatataaacaaaaaagataCAGTatcaattaacaaaaaaaatcaaagctaATGAAGACgcatttattttggatttaaaatatcaaaatttttttatttaatctagcaaatattttaccaaaaaaaaaaacaatctttaTCGTAAAGCTCCCAAAAAAGCTTTTGCTTCGccaattattttaagaatgGTTCTTGACTTTGCTAAACTAGAACTTCCACAAAATTACAACTAACctgaaaattcaaaaataaatttaaataaaattttcagggttttttattaatccaaaagctaaacaattttttgtggCCCAGTATTTTCCAATtagaaattaacaaaataagggttataatttttgtgtttttttttgtgtatttcttttataaagttactaaagtacaaaaatttgctgctaaaaaataagtttacaattttgttgCTAATTTACACAAGACCTACATGaaataaaaagtgaaataacTGGAAGACAACAATTGACGGATTGAGCACGCCGCACGCACATAGGTACAGTACACACTAAAAGACTATGGACGTAAGATGTGTACCAACTAGGAACACATTAACTAAACGAGACACAGGGGACGATACGATACACTAATTATTGAATCTAAACAATTATTGCTTTCCAGTTTTCAGATGGATGGAGGTGGGTATTGGGGTACAAATTCGATTGGGTTCTACGGGTGGAAAAGTTTCTCCTCAGCGCCTACCACGCCCACTTGGGGGAGACCTTGTCAAAGTTCCACTCATCGGGATGTCCCTCGTGGCCGCCGCCCTCCTCCACGGGACTCATTTGGGACCACCTGAAGGGACCGCTGCCAATCTTTCGCATGGCTATGGCCCTCATATCATTTCGCACTGGCCGCCGTTCCGTAATGAGTTCCATTTCCGCCAGACTGTCGGCATCCTCGATGCTCACGCTTAGTCGTTCATCACCCATGGAGGCAGCGGGGGGCAGACCATTTTGGCCCTCATCCTCCACCGCCCTTGGCTGGACATGTTGAATGCGCAGGAAGATGGGTCCGGCGATGGCATGGAAATCACTTTTTCCCAAACGAGCATTGTAGGAGAACAACTTCAGATCTATGTTGCCATAGGCAATAGACTCCTGGCTGCCCAGCAGATCTCCACGGAAGCCATGGGTCCTCAGATACTTGTCCACCGCATTAAGGTTCGTCAACTCCTCCTCATCGGCCGCCGACAGCTGTTGATCCTCGCTGTAGTTCACGCCACTGACCTCCAGGACATTCTTGTGATACGGCACTCCGTTGGCCAGCCAGGATGAGTTGCCGGACACCAGAAATCCCTGAGTCACATCCTTCTTGGTTAGATTTCCCGGCAGCTGCTCGGCAATCCACACCATGTCCTTCAGCTGATCGTGACGTTGTTGAATGGCTGTCCTATCCTTCTCGTTTAGGATCACCGGGGCATCATCGTGCTTATCATCGCCTTCCAGAACGTTATACAGATTGTCCTGGGAGTTTAGCTTGTTCAGGTCGACAGTGATCCATTGCTTGGCTCCGGTGATTGGATGCCTGGCCATTGCACTGGCCCAAGTCTGACGACTCTGCGCAATCCGATTGGCGGCCATGACACGAGCCACCAAAGGCACCATCTTCTTGGGGTCCACCGACTTCCACAGCGCTAGGTTCTCATTCTTTATGCCCACACCTCCCACGATTGCATGAAGGTGGCGGCCCTTAATCATGTAGAAATCATCAGTGGATCCTAGAATACCGGGATAGCCAGTAAAGGTGATATCCACACCGGGCACGGTGTTGCTCCTTAGCTTTGGCGAGAAGTGGTAGTGGAATTTGTAGCGCTTCTGGATCCTCAACATGGAAGAGTAACTACCTGCCGTACTGTGACCGAAAAGCAGCATAAGTGTCTGTGGCGACTCCTCTTGCTGGACAATCTTTGTCAGCATGGAGGCACTCGGCAAGAAGAAGTTCTTCGGCTGATCGGTTCCGGATTCCTCAGAACCCGCCGTATTGTTGGGCAGCACATAGTTCTCGTAGTAGATCTTCAGATCCTGGATATCGGCAGCGGCATTCATCAGAAGGAAATCGGAAAATGGTATCTCCTCCTCCAGTTCGGACCGTGCTCGCGATGCTCCACGTTTGTAGCCCGTTTCCAGACCCTCCAACTGGGTGATGAACAAGTGCAACTGATGCCAATAGTGATCATTTTCAGCCTTGTCGGTCTGCCTTTTCAAGCGATTGTAGTTGGTGGTCAAGAGATCCCTCAGCCAACCGCAGAACTTCTGGGTGCTCTCATCCCGCTCGCAGGAAGAAGAAATGGTACTACAAAAATAGGACAATTTGTAAAAATCTTTgatgttcaaaattataaaaagggGCAACCTTACTTGGACCACTGATTGTAGATGTTTTTCCAAGTCAGCGAGCCCTCTAGCATTCCAGCTGCATAGGCCTGCACCCAATCCGGATAGGTTCGTTGCGTCTCCACCTCGATTTGAGCCCatctattaaatattattagaaaaaatattagaacCTGGGGCTGTTTAaagcttacaaaaaataaaaaaaagtaaaattcaaTACAGAAATTTCTAGTTTTTTGAAACCATCTTTATAGGTGTctgaaagtatgcaataaTATGTTTCTAATGTTCAAGcctattgaatttaattcgAATCGGattttgttgcatacttttagacaccgtttaaattgtttcaaaacCTTTTCGATTTCTtagataaatgttttttttatttaataacactTACCCATTTTCATAAACTGAATTCTTGTAGCAAATCCTTCCGACTCCCGTGGGAATGTTGACCAGATCGTTCTGCTGCTTCCAGTTTTCAATCTGGAAGCCGACCTGTTTGGTCCACAGAGCGGTGGCACAATAGGTGCCATCGTACTCCGGCCGCTCCATATACCCAATAAAGAAGGCTCCGATGACCAACAGACCAGCTCCGATAAGGATGTAGGTCCCTATCCGCGTTTTTTGCCACGATGCACCAACGACTTTCAACATTGTGCCGGCCGTTGTGAAGTTGCTGCGATTCGAAGAAGAAAATTGCCTCCAAAAACGATCCAAGAAACAGTATTCCAAAGTTCAGACTCCccttttaacaaatttagcCCGAATAATTGTGATCGGCGCGAGCTGCGTAGGAGTGTCCAAGACGGTGGGCAATCAGGTGGCCAGTGTGCAGGTGGTTTTGTGGATGGATGTGGATGGTGATGGTGCAGGAGGAGGTGCTAGTCTTGGTGGCCACGCTGTTGAGCGCTTTGGCCGAGTGGTTCATGGGTGGTGCGCTGCTTTCAAGCAGAGTTTCCAACGGTTTCCAGGTTTTATATTGTTGATTAACTATTGACTTTAATTGATGTTT contains the following coding sequences:
- the LOC128258563 gene encoding putative phospholipase B-like lamina ancestor; amino-acid sequence: MLKVVGASWQKTRIGTYILIGAGLLVIGAFFIGYMERPEYDGTYCATALWTKQVGFQIENWKQQNDLVNIPTGVGRICYKNSVYENGWAQIEVETQRTYPDWVQAYAAGMLEGSLTWKNIYNQWSNTISSSCERDESTQKFCGWLRDLLTTNYNRLKRQTDKAENDHYWHQLHLFITQLEGLETGYKRGASRARSELEEEIPFSDFLLMNAAADIQDLKIYYENYVLPNNTAGSEESGTDQPKNFFLPSASMLTKIVQQEESPQTLMLLFGHSTAGSYSSMLRIQKRYKFHYHFSPKLRSNTVPGVDITFTGYPGILGSTDDFYMIKGRHLHAIVGGVGIKNENLALWKSVDPKKMVPLVARVMAANRIAQSRQTWASAMARHPITGAKQWITVDLNKLNSQDNLYNVLEGDDKHDDAPVILNEKDRTAIQQRHDQLKDMVWIAEQLPGNLTKKDVTQGFLVSGNSSWLANGVPYHKNVLEVSGVNYSEDQQLSAADEEELTNLNAVDKYLRTHGFRGDLLGSQESIAYGNIDLKLFSYNARLGKSDFHAIAGPIFLRIQHVQPRAVEDEGQNGLPPAASMGDERLSVSIEDADSLAEMELITERRPVRNDMRAIAMRKIGSGPFRWSQMSPVEEGGGHEGHPDEWNFDKVSPKWAW
- the LOC128258570 gene encoding uncharacterized protein LOC128258570 produces the protein MNHSAKALNSVATKTSTSSCTITIHIHPQNHLHTGHLIAHRLGHSYAARADHNYSG